From Actinosynnema mirum DSM 43827, a single genomic window includes:
- a CDS encoding cation:proton antiporter, with protein MGAPGGGEGLSASVAAPAGDSLVALLFLDLAVVLALGALLGALARRLGQPSVVGEVAAGIALGPSLLGLLPGDPVALLFPPEARPPLAFAAQLGLVLFMFLVGCELDVAELRGAGRVVGAVSAGSVVLPFCLGLGVAALLWPRGGDALALFTAAALSITAFPVLARILAERRMQRTRSGVVALASAAVNDVVAWCALAVVAGIVTARGPWSAVATLAWTAALVLVAVLLVRPLVGWAARAVGGSPRADAVLFAVVVQGLLLFALATTAIGLHAVFGAFLFGAVVPKDALREAAPTLVDRVGGLSSLLLPVFFVVAGLSVDVGGLGWSGAGEALLVLVAACVGKLVGAAGGGLLAGLPARDAAEVGVLMNARGLTELVVLGVGLELGVLDGHLFTVLVVMALVTTAATGPLLTLIARRSGREASALGGVR; from the coding sequence GTGGGAGCTCCAGGCGGGGGCGAGGGGCTGAGCGCGTCGGTGGCGGCCCCGGCGGGGGACTCGCTCGTCGCGCTGCTGTTCCTCGACCTCGCGGTCGTCCTCGCGCTCGGCGCCCTGCTCGGCGCGCTGGCCAGGCGGCTGGGGCAGCCCTCGGTGGTGGGGGAGGTAGCGGCCGGGATCGCGCTCGGCCCCAGCCTGCTCGGCCTGCTGCCCGGCGACCCGGTCGCGCTGCTGTTCCCGCCCGAGGCGCGCCCGCCGCTCGCGTTCGCCGCCCAGCTCGGCCTGGTGCTGTTCATGTTCCTGGTCGGCTGCGAGCTGGACGTCGCGGAGCTGCGCGGCGCGGGACGGGTGGTCGGCGCGGTGTCGGCGGGCTCGGTCGTGCTGCCGTTCTGCCTCGGGCTGGGCGTCGCGGCGCTGCTGTGGCCGCGGGGCGGTGACGCGCTCGCGCTGTTCACCGCCGCCGCCCTGTCGATCACCGCTTTCCCCGTGCTGGCGCGGATCCTGGCCGAGCGGCGGATGCAGCGCACCCGGTCCGGGGTGGTCGCGCTGGCGAGCGCGGCGGTGAACGACGTGGTGGCGTGGTGCGCGCTCGCCGTCGTCGCCGGGATCGTGACCGCGCGCGGCCCGTGGTCGGCGGTGGCCACGCTGGCCTGGACGGCGGCGCTGGTGCTGGTGGCGGTGCTCCTCGTCCGGCCGCTGGTGGGGTGGGCGGCACGGGCGGTGGGCGGCTCGCCGCGCGCGGACGCGGTGCTGTTCGCGGTCGTCGTCCAGGGGCTGCTGCTGTTCGCGCTCGCCACCACGGCCATCGGCCTGCACGCGGTGTTCGGGGCGTTCCTGTTCGGGGCGGTCGTGCCCAAGGACGCGCTCCGGGAGGCCGCGCCGACCCTGGTGGACCGGGTCGGGGGGCTCAGCTCCCTGCTGCTGCCGGTGTTCTTCGTCGTGGCCGGGCTGTCCGTGGACGTCGGCGGCCTCGGCTGGTCCGGCGCGGGGGAGGCGCTGCTGGTGCTCGTCGCCGCGTGCGTAGGCAAGCTGGTCGGCGCGGCGGGCGGCGGTCTGCTCGCGGGGCTGCCCGCGCGCGACGCGGCCGAGGTCGGCGTGCTGATGAACGCCAGGGGGCTCACCGAGCTGGTGGTGCTCGGCGTGGGGCTGGAGCTGGGGGTGCTGGACGGTCACCTGTTCACCGTCCTGGTCGTGATGGCTCTGGTGACGACGGCGGCGACCGGGCCGCTGCTGACGCTGATCGCCCGGCGGTCCGGGCGGGAAGCGTCTGCGCTCGGGGGGGTTCGGTAG
- a CDS encoding methyltransferase, translating to MTLIDDERTAHRHDEGAAAFQALATAAAGWGALRAAVELGLPDLLPDAPTSVPDLAALAGAAPTRLAQLVAVLADVGVLALDERAHVRHTPLSRALRSTDGLPLTRLLTAGWADEAWRGLAEGVRADVSPLELVHGRPLFALLAADPAAAEVFHEAVATGPGDPFDEAIRSALDLTGAARVADVGGGRGRLLAALLREHPGLSGVLFDLPEAVRDAVPELRDDDRVEIRAGDLFADRVGAADVYVLRTVLHVLDDAQAVRALANVRADAPAHARVVVVEALSDDEAHRTYAAHSSLRLFVLCGGRERSTAEFAELFDRAGLELRSVTPTGTPYHLLEGAPRLSPRTDG from the coding sequence GTGACGTTGATCGACGACGAGCGCACCGCGCACCGGCACGACGAGGGCGCCGCGGCCTTCCAAGCGCTCGCGACCGCCGCCGCGGGCTGGGGCGCGCTGCGCGCCGCCGTGGAACTCGGCCTGCCCGACCTGCTCCCGGACGCCCCCACCTCCGTCCCCGACCTGGCGGCGCTGGCGGGCGCCGCGCCGACGCGGCTCGCGCAGCTGGTCGCGGTGCTCGCCGACGTGGGCGTGCTCGCGCTGGACGAGCGCGCCCACGTCCGCCACACGCCGCTGTCCCGCGCCCTGCGCTCGACGGACGGCCTGCCGCTCACCCGCCTGCTCACGGCGGGCTGGGCGGACGAGGCGTGGCGCGGGCTCGCGGAGGGCGTGCGCGCCGACGTCTCCCCGCTGGAGCTGGTGCACGGCCGCCCGCTGTTCGCCCTCCTCGCCGCCGACCCGGCCGCCGCCGAGGTGTTCCACGAGGCGGTGGCCACCGGCCCCGGCGACCCGTTCGACGAGGCGATCCGCTCCGCGCTCGACCTGACCGGGGCCGCGCGGGTGGCCGACGTCGGCGGCGGGCGGGGCAGGCTGCTCGCCGCGCTGCTGCGCGAGCACCCAGGGCTCTCGGGCGTGCTGTTCGACCTGCCCGAGGCGGTCCGGGACGCGGTTCCCGAGCTGCGCGACGACGACCGGGTGGAGATCCGGGCGGGCGACCTGTTCGCGGACCGGGTCGGCGCGGCGGACGTCTACGTGCTGCGCACGGTCCTGCACGTGCTGGACGACGCGCAGGCGGTGCGGGCGCTGGCCAACGTCCGCGCCGACGCGCCCGCGCACGCCAGGGTCGTGGTCGTGGAAGCGCTTTCCGACGACGAGGCCCACCGGACCTACGCGGCGCACAGCAGCCTGCGGCTGTTCGTGCTGTGCGGCGGGCGGGAGCGCTCGACGGCGGAGTTCGCCGAGCTGTTCGACCGGGCCGGGCTGGAGCTGCGCTCGGTCACCCCGACCGGGACGCCGTACCACCTGCTGGAGGGCGCCCCACGCCTGAGCCCGCGCACGGACGGGTGA
- a CDS encoding helix-turn-helix transcriptional regulator, giving the protein MRLVDRDGQCEALAALLEGAAGGCGGAVLLRGAPGHGKTALLGRLVALAEAAGFRCLVVEADALPEVAEVAAEVADGGGALLVAVDDAGGADVGALLDLAAWARRAPAVLALTDLPRLPDDDPLGAVARTPGALVLDLPPLRAETTAALLDGTPWPVTGGNPALVRGLARDLAAGEAGPGAAYRAALAGVLDRCGAEVAAVAHASAVLAVLPAGPAAALPAGPAAVLPAGPTAALPGGLLPGAALPHGALPAAARPGVVCPDTAPPGGALPDGGARSLASGAAGVRQGGVVPLAPGRTGASPGGAEPLLLGPASGVGGDPAGGDGTSASGRMAADHVVPGGARLRAPSGPAAPVDLVADLLGRAPASVADARARLVGAGLDRADPAAVLDVLPAARRAELHLRAARTLHERGESPASVADHLVTAGLPAPAWAVDVLVAAADHALAADDVPTAVDRLAAAHRRDEADPPRGVHPRGVPDPAVAARRCGCADRTAAPADRRTSPEPTALSEPAAVVGPALTARLARARWQLNPAAALCHLDPLADALAADPAALAPRDAAALVRQLVWHGRTAAAGRVLAALRAREHAAELPDLETWLSLACPPLAASRRTAFSRTAFSHTAFSHSAARHGSALPPNALHPGALHANAPHTSASHTAAHQRGTPHPAALNPTTPPPSRVDPWLREAASLVGGFVLGDQRRAAAEAAHYLRHAQLSHTSPWSEEPALLALLALVRADRAVEADRACARLLDEARSRRAPTWVASFAAAASVIALRLGDLAGAAGHARAALDAVPAHGWGAGVGLPLGSLILADTLRGRRREAGRHVTAPVPDALFDGPAAPHYLHARGHHHLASGRDHAALADFLACGDLLRSWSLDLPGLAPWRTGAAEAWTRLGNHDRARRLVFDQLATTGADAGRPRALALRALASLSPPTRRPHLLAEAADALERCGDRYELAATLACLGAAHHALGDHRRARAVLRRAWHLARACGARPLCARLEPDAADPVAHDTSGLTGSERKVAALAVTGLTNRQIAEKLFVTPSTVEQHLTRVFRKLRVTHRTDLPTTLHADLTTPA; this is encoded by the coding sequence ATGCGGCTGGTGGACCGCGACGGGCAGTGCGAGGCGCTGGCCGCCCTGCTGGAGGGCGCGGCGGGCGGGTGCGGGGGCGCGGTGCTGCTCAGGGGCGCGCCTGGGCACGGGAAGACCGCGCTGCTGGGGCGCCTGGTCGCGCTGGCCGAGGCGGCGGGGTTCCGGTGCCTGGTGGTCGAGGCGGACGCGCTGCCCGAGGTGGCTGAGGTCGCGGCGGAGGTCGCTGATGGCGGGGGCGCCCTGCTGGTGGCCGTGGACGACGCCGGGGGGGCCGACGTGGGCGCGCTGCTCGACCTGGCGGCGTGGGCCAGACGCGCGCCCGCCGTGCTCGCGCTCACCGACCTGCCACGCCTGCCCGACGACGACCCGCTGGGCGCCGTGGCGCGCACGCCGGGCGCGCTCGTGCTCGACCTCCCGCCGCTGCGGGCGGAGACCACCGCCGCGCTGCTCGACGGGACCCCGTGGCCGGTGACCGGGGGGAACCCCGCGCTGGTGCGCGGGCTCGCCCGCGACCTCGCGGCGGGGGAGGCGGGACCGGGGGCCGCTTACCGGGCCGCCCTCGCCGGGGTGCTCGACCGCTGCGGCGCCGAGGTGGCCGCTGTCGCGCACGCCTCCGCCGTGCTCGCCGTGCTCCCCGCCGGGCCCGCCGCCGCGCTTCCCGCCGGGCCCGCCGCCGTGCTCCCCGCCGGGCCCACCGCCGCGCTTCCCGGCGGGCTGCTTCCTGGTGCCGCGCTTCCTCACGGGGCCCTTCCCGCTGCTGCGCGCCCCGGCGTGGTGTGCCCAGACACCGCGCCTCCCGGCGGGGCGCTTCCCGACGGCGGGGCGCGATCGCTCGCCTCTGGCGCGGCGGGCGTCCGGCAGGGGGGAGTGGTGCCTCTCGCGCCCGGTCGGACCGGTGCCTCGCCGGGTGGCGCGGAGCCGCTCCTGCTCGGCCCGGCGTCTGGGGTGGGGGGTGATCCCGCCGGTGGGGACGGGACCTCCGCGTCCGGCCGGATGGCTGCGGACCACGTCGTTCCCGGTGGTGCCCGACTCCGCGCGCCCTCGGGTCCCGCCGCACCCGTCGACCTGGTCGCCGACCTGCTCGGCCGTGCTCCCGCCTCCGTCGCCGACGCCCGCGCCCGCCTCGTGGGAGCCGGGCTCGACCGGGCCGATCCCGCCGCTGTGCTGGACGTGCTGCCCGCCGCCCGGCGCGCCGAGCTGCACCTGCGCGCCGCGCGGACGTTGCACGAGCGCGGTGAGTCGCCCGCCTCCGTCGCCGACCACCTCGTCACCGCCGGCCTGCCTGCGCCTGCCTGGGCCGTCGACGTGCTCGTCGCCGCCGCCGACCACGCGCTCGCCGCCGACGACGTGCCCACCGCCGTCGACCGGCTCGCCGCCGCCCACCGCCGGGACGAGGCAGACCCACCGCGGGGCGTCCACCCGCGCGGAGTCCCGGACCCGGCCGTCGCCGCCCGCCGGTGCGGGTGCGCGGACCGGACGGCCGCGCCCGCCGACCGCCGCACCTCTCCCGAGCCCACGGCCCTGTCCGAGCCCGCAGCCGTCGTCGGGCCCGCGCTCACCGCCCGCCTCGCCCGCGCGCGCTGGCAGCTCAACCCGGCTGCCGCGCTGTGCCACCTCGACCCGCTCGCCGACGCCCTCGCCGCCGACCCCGCCGCGCTCGCCCCCCGTGACGCCGCCGCGCTGGTGCGCCAGCTCGTCTGGCACGGGCGCACCGCCGCCGCCGGGCGGGTGCTCGCCGCGCTGCGCGCCCGCGAGCACGCCGCCGAGCTGCCCGACCTGGAGACCTGGCTCTCCCTCGCCTGCCCGCCACTCGCCGCCTCCCGCCGCACCGCCTTCTCCCGCACCGCCTTCTCCCACACCGCCTTCTCCCACAGCGCTGCCCGCCACGGCAGCGCCCTCCCCCCCAACGCTCTCCACCCCGGCGCCCTCCACGCCAACGCCCCGCACACCTCCGCTTCTCACACCGCTGCCCACCAGCGCGGCACCCCCCACCCCGCGGCCCTCAACCCCACCACCCCGCCCCCGAGCCGCGTCGACCCATGGTTGCGCGAGGCCGCCAGCCTGGTCGGCGGGTTCGTCCTCGGGGACCAGCGCCGAGCCGCCGCCGAGGCCGCGCACTACCTGCGCCACGCCCAGCTCAGCCACACCTCCCCCTGGTCCGAGGAACCCGCGCTGCTCGCGCTGCTCGCCCTGGTGCGCGCCGACCGCGCCGTCGAGGCCGACCGGGCCTGCGCGCGGCTGCTCGACGAGGCGCGCTCCCGGCGCGCGCCCACCTGGGTCGCCTCCTTCGCCGCCGCCGCCTCGGTGATCGCGCTGCGGCTCGGCGACCTCGCGGGCGCAGCCGGGCACGCCCGCGCCGCGCTCGACGCCGTCCCCGCGCACGGCTGGGGCGCGGGCGTCGGGCTGCCGCTGGGCTCGCTGATCCTCGCCGACACCCTGCGCGGGCGGCGGCGGGAGGCCGGGCGGCACGTCACCGCGCCCGTGCCGGACGCCCTCTTCGACGGCCCCGCCGCCCCGCACTACCTGCACGCGCGCGGCCACCACCACCTCGCGTCCGGGCGGGACCACGCGGCGCTCGCCGACTTCCTGGCGTGCGGCGACCTCCTGCGCTCCTGGAGCCTCGACCTGCCGGGCCTCGCGCCGTGGCGCACCGGGGCCGCCGAGGCGTGGACCCGCCTGGGCAACCACGACCGAGCCCGGCGGCTGGTGTTCGACCAGCTCGCCACGACCGGCGCCGACGCGGGCCGCCCCAGGGCGCTGGCGCTGCGCGCGCTCGCCTCGCTCAGCCCGCCGACCCGCCGCCCGCACCTGCTCGCCGAGGCCGCCGACGCCCTGGAGCGCTGCGGCGACCGCTACGAGCTGGCCGCCACCCTCGCCTGCCTCGGCGCGGCGCACCACGCCCTCGGCGACCACCGCCGCGCCCGCGCCGTGCTGCGCAGGGCCTGGCACCTGGCCAGGGCGTGCGGCGCGCGACCGCTGTGCGCGCGCCTGGAACCGGACGCGGCCGACCCCGTCGCGCACGACACCAGCGGCCTCACCGGCTCCGAGCGCAAGGTCGCCGCGCTGGCCGTCACCGGCCTCACCAACCGGCAGATCGCCGAGAAGCTGTTCGTCACCCCGAGCACCGTCGAGCAGCACCTGACCAGGGTGTTCCGCAAGCTGCGCGTCACCCACCGCACCGACCTGCCCACCACCCTGCACGCCGACCTGACCACCCCCGCCTGA
- a CDS encoding type I polyketide synthase — MTDGTHEKLVDYLRWVTADLHETRRKLADLESAGHEPIAITGLACRAPGGVRTPEALWELVDGGVDAITGFPTDRGWDLAGLYDPDPTRPGTCYTREGGFLHDAAEFDAGFFGIGPREAVTIDPQHRMLLETSWEAVERAGIDPLSLRGTGTGVFSGVVYQNYGNRRRVAEEFEGHLAIGSSGSVASGRVAYALGLHGPAITVDTACSSSLVAIHLAAQSLRRGECAMALAGGATVMPLSDVFVEFARQRGLSPDGRCKAFSADADGTAWGEGVGVVLLERLSDARRAGRPVLAVVRGSAVNSDGASNGLTAPNGAAQQRVIEAALEDAGLRPSDVDLLEAHGTGTRLGDPIEVAALQATYGRARPGGRPLLLGSLKSNIGHAQGAAGVLGLVKVVQALRHGVAPRTLHADRLTPEVDWGSGALRVLTEPAPWPRGERSRRAAVSAFGMSGTNAHLVVEEGDAPTGPGERRPAGALPLLLSARGGAALRAAAADLVELPGEPVDVCWSLLTGRARLVDRAVVVAADRAGFTAGLQALAADQPSAAAVTGRADVSGRTVLVFPGQGGQWVGMGARLLDESPVFAAAVARCAAAVERLVDFRVVDVLRGGDLGRVDVVQPVSFVVMVALADLWRSFGVAPDVVVGHSQGEIAAACVAGALSLEDAARVVVLRSRAIAVGVGGAGLEGGGMASIPLPRAEVEELITGTGVSVAAVNGPGSVVVSGDVDPLVARVEGARRLPVDYASHSPAVDVLRGRLLADLAPITPRPATVPMLSTVTGKWLDGAELDADYWFANLREPVRFADAVTELAGADCAVFVEVGAHPVLTAAIQDVLGERTAVVTGTLRRGDGGLDRFLRSAAALHVRGVPVDWAPVFDGLDAHRADLPTYPFQRAHHWLQEAEPAATPAGGDDPLWAAARDADGLCAELELTEPDQRAALRAVLPALTAWHERRSERALLDSWRYRITWRTLPEPPEADPRGDWLVVGPHPDLLPGVALDPDRAALADRAALADLLRPHAAVAGVLATPGADVLALVQALGDAGVTAPLWCATTGAVAISPHDGPPDPAQAATWGLGRVVALEHPGRWGGLVDLADPADPRQRRRLAAVLAGPGVDDGGEDQVAIRAEGVFARRLVRAEPQAPAAPWTPRGTVLVTGGTGGVAAHVARRLAALGADHLVLTSRRGPSAPGAPALAADLEALGSRVTTAACDVADRAALAALLADLERAGDQVTAVVHAAGANAQTPVADTTPEELARVQAAKALGAEHLDELLGGRPLDAFVLFSSNAGVWGSGGQCAYAAANARLDALAQRRRAHGRVATSVAWGAWDGGGMSSATPDIAAQLAQAGLRLMPPDLAVSALLDAVARDETTTVVTDVRWEAFAARFTALRRSPLLADLPEARPEPVAAADEPDRGLAGELAALPAPERLRRLTDLVRAHAAAALGHPGPESVPADVAFRDLGVDSLAAVELRNRASAATGARLTPTAVFDHPTPRALAAHLAEHLAATKDSWAPDAAPDIQDPTAALRGLDALAAALPAAAGDDALRERVTARLREVLGRWDELTGDPGGPDGFDLDHISDDELFRLADSRLGPTGA; from the coding sequence ATGACCGACGGGACCCACGAGAAGCTGGTCGACTACCTCCGGTGGGTCACCGCCGACCTGCACGAGACGCGGCGCAAGCTCGCCGACCTGGAGTCGGCGGGCCACGAGCCGATCGCGATCACCGGCCTGGCCTGCCGCGCCCCCGGCGGCGTCCGCACCCCGGAAGCGCTGTGGGAACTGGTGGACGGCGGCGTCGACGCGATCACCGGGTTCCCCACCGACCGCGGCTGGGACCTGGCCGGGCTCTACGACCCCGACCCGACCCGGCCGGGCACCTGCTACACCCGCGAGGGCGGGTTCCTGCACGACGCCGCCGAGTTCGACGCCGGGTTCTTCGGCATCGGCCCGCGCGAGGCCGTCACGATCGACCCGCAGCACCGGATGCTCCTGGAGACCTCCTGGGAGGCGGTCGAGCGCGCGGGCATCGACCCGCTGTCGCTGCGCGGCACCGGCACCGGCGTCTTCTCCGGCGTGGTCTACCAGAACTACGGCAACCGGCGGCGCGTCGCCGAGGAGTTCGAGGGCCACCTGGCCATCGGCAGCTCCGGCAGCGTCGCCTCCGGCCGGGTCGCCTACGCGCTCGGCCTGCACGGGCCCGCGATCACCGTGGACACCGCCTGCTCGTCGTCGCTGGTCGCGATCCACCTGGCCGCGCAGTCGCTGCGGCGCGGCGAGTGCGCGATGGCGCTGGCGGGCGGCGCGACGGTCATGCCCCTGTCGGACGTGTTCGTGGAGTTCGCCCGGCAGCGCGGACTGTCCCCGGACGGCCGCTGCAAGGCGTTCTCCGCCGACGCCGACGGCACGGCGTGGGGCGAGGGCGTCGGCGTGGTGCTGCTGGAGCGGCTCTCGGACGCGCGCCGCGCCGGGCGGCCGGTGCTGGCGGTGGTCCGGGGCAGCGCGGTCAACTCCGACGGCGCGTCCAACGGGCTGACCGCGCCGAACGGGGCCGCGCAGCAGCGCGTCATCGAGGCGGCGCTGGAGGACGCGGGGCTGCGGCCGTCCGACGTGGACCTGCTGGAGGCGCACGGCACCGGCACCCGCCTCGGCGACCCGATCGAGGTGGCGGCGCTCCAGGCCACCTACGGGCGCGCCAGGCCAGGGGGCAGGCCGCTGCTGCTCGGCTCGCTCAAGTCCAACATCGGGCACGCCCAGGGCGCGGCCGGGGTGCTGGGGCTGGTCAAGGTCGTGCAGGCGCTGCGCCACGGCGTGGCGCCGCGCACCCTGCACGCCGACCGGCTCACCCCCGAGGTCGACTGGGGCTCCGGCGCGCTGCGGGTGCTGACCGAGCCCGCGCCGTGGCCGCGCGGGGAGCGGTCCCGGCGCGCGGCGGTGTCCGCGTTCGGCATGAGCGGGACCAACGCGCACCTGGTCGTGGAGGAGGGCGACGCGCCGACCGGGCCGGGGGAGCGGCGTCCGGCGGGCGCGCTGCCGCTGCTGCTGTCCGCGCGCGGGGGCGCGGCGCTGCGCGCGGCGGCGGCCGACCTGGTCGAGCTGCCGGGGGAGCCGGTGGACGTGTGCTGGTCGCTGCTCACCGGCCGCGCCCGGCTGGTCGACCGCGCCGTGGTGGTCGCCGCCGACCGGGCCGGGTTCACCGCCGGGCTCCAGGCGCTGGCAGCCGACCAGCCCTCGGCCGCCGCGGTGACCGGCCGGGCGGACGTGTCGGGCCGCACGGTGCTCGTGTTCCCCGGACAGGGCGGCCAGTGGGTGGGCATGGGGGCCCGGCTGCTGGACGAGTCGCCGGTGTTCGCGGCGGCCGTGGCGCGCTGCGCGGCGGCCGTGGAGCGGCTGGTGGACTTCCGGGTGGTGGACGTGCTGCGCGGCGGCGACCTCGGCCGGGTGGACGTGGTGCAGCCGGTGTCGTTCGTGGTGATGGTGGCGCTGGCCGACCTGTGGCGCTCGTTCGGCGTGGCCCCGGACGTCGTCGTGGGCCACTCGCAGGGCGAGATCGCGGCGGCCTGCGTGGCCGGGGCGCTCTCGCTGGAGGACGCGGCGCGGGTGGTCGTGCTGCGCAGCCGGGCCATCGCCGTCGGGGTGGGCGGTGCCGGGCTGGAGGGCGGCGGCATGGCGTCGATCCCGCTGCCGCGCGCGGAGGTCGAGGAGCTCATCACCGGCACGGGGGTGTCCGTGGCGGCGGTCAACGGCCCCGGTTCGGTGGTCGTCTCCGGCGACGTCGACCCGCTCGTGGCGCGGGTGGAGGGCGCGCGCAGGCTGCCGGTGGACTACGCCTCGCACTCGCCCGCCGTGGACGTGCTGCGCGGGCGCCTGCTGGCCGACCTCGCCCCGATCACGCCCCGACCCGCGACGGTCCCGATGCTGTCCACCGTCACGGGCAAGTGGCTGGACGGCGCGGAGCTGGACGCGGACTACTGGTTCGCCAACCTGCGCGAGCCCGTCCGCTTCGCCGACGCGGTCACCGAGCTCGCCGGGGCGGACTGCGCGGTGTTCGTGGAGGTCGGGGCGCACCCGGTGCTCACCGCCGCGATCCAGGACGTCCTGGGCGAGCGGACCGCCGTCGTCACCGGCACGCTGCGCCGCGGCGACGGCGGCCTCGACCGGTTCCTGCGCTCCGCCGCCGCGCTGCACGTGCGCGGCGTGCCCGTCGACTGGGCCCCGGTCTTCGACGGCCTGGACGCCCACCGCGCCGACCTGCCCACCTACCCGTTCCAGCGCGCCCACCACTGGCTCCAGGAGGCCGAACCCGCCGCCACCCCGGCGGGCGGCGACGACCCGCTGTGGGCGGCGGCGCGCGACGCCGACGGCCTGTGCGCCGAGCTGGAGCTCACCGAGCCCGACCAGCGCGCCGCGCTGCGCGCCGTCCTGCCCGCGCTGACCGCCTGGCACGAGCGCAGGAGCGAGCGGGCCCTGCTCGACTCCTGGCGCTACCGGATCACCTGGCGCACCCTGCCCGAGCCGCCCGAGGCCGACCCGCGCGGCGACTGGCTCGTCGTCGGGCCGCACCCCGACCTGCTGCCCGGCGTCGCGCTCGACCCCGACCGCGCCGCACTCGCCGACCGCGCCGCACTCGCCGACCTGCTCCGCCCGCACGCCGCCGTCGCGGGCGTCCTGGCCACGCCGGGCGCCGACGTGCTCGCCCTGGTCCAGGCGCTCGGCGACGCGGGCGTCACCGCGCCGCTGTGGTGCGCCACCACCGGGGCCGTCGCGATCTCCCCGCACGACGGCCCGCCGGACCCCGCCCAGGCCGCCACCTGGGGCCTGGGCCGGGTCGTCGCGCTGGAGCACCCCGGCCGCTGGGGCGGGCTGGTCGACCTCGCCGACCCCGCCGACCCGCGCCAGCGCCGCAGGCTCGCCGCCGTCCTCGCCGGACCCGGCGTCGACGACGGCGGCGAGGACCAGGTCGCCATCCGCGCGGAGGGCGTGTTCGCGCGCAGGCTCGTGCGCGCCGAACCGCAGGCCCCGGCCGCCCCGTGGACCCCGCGCGGCACGGTCCTGGTCACCGGCGGCACCGGCGGCGTCGCCGCGCACGTGGCCCGCCGCCTCGCCGCCCTCGGCGCCGACCACCTCGTCCTCACCAGCCGCCGGGGCCCGAGCGCCCCCGGCGCGCCCGCGCTCGCCGCCGACCTGGAGGCGCTGGGCTCCCGCGTCACCACCGCCGCCTGCGACGTCGCCGACCGCGCCGCGCTCGCCGCCCTGCTGGCCGACCTGGAACGCGCGGGCGACCAGGTCACCGCCGTCGTGCACGCGGCGGGCGCCAACGCCCAGACCCCCGTCGCCGACACCACCCCCGAGGAGCTCGCGCGCGTCCAGGCCGCCAAGGCGCTCGGCGCCGAGCACCTGGACGAGCTGCTGGGCGGGCGCCCGCTCGACGCGTTCGTCCTGTTCTCCTCCAACGCGGGCGTGTGGGGCAGCGGCGGCCAGTGCGCCTACGCCGCCGCCAACGCCCGCCTCGACGCCCTCGCCCAGCGCCGCCGCGCGCACGGCCGCGTCGCCACCTCCGTCGCCTGGGGCGCCTGGGACGGCGGCGGCATGTCCAGCGCCACCCCGGACATCGCCGCCCAGCTCGCCCAGGCGGGCCTGCGCCTGATGCCCCCGGACCTGGCGGTGTCCGCGCTGCTCGACGCCGTCGCCCGCGACGAGACCACCACCGTCGTCACCGACGTGCGCTGGGAGGCGTTCGCCGCCCGGTTCACCGCCCTGCGCCGCAGCCCCCTGCTCGCCGACCTGCCCGAGGCCCGCCCCGAACCGGTCGCCGCCGCCGACGAGCCCGACCGGGGGCTCGCGGGCGAGCTGGCCGCGCTGCCCGCGCCCGAGCGGCTGCGCAGGCTCACCGACCTGGTGCGCGCGCACGCCGCCGCCGCGCTCGGCCACCCAGGGCCCGAGTCGGTGCCCGCCGACGTGGCCTTCCGCGACCTGGGTGTGGACTCGCTGGCCGCCGTCGAGCTGCGCAACCGCGCCTCGGCCGCGACCGGCGCGAGGCTCACGCCCACCGCCGTCTTCGACCACCCCACCCCGCGCGCGCTCGCCGCGCACCTGGCCGAGCACCTCGCCGCCACCAAGGACAGCTGGGCCCCGGACGCGGCCCCGGACATCCAGGACCCCACGGCCGCGCTGCGCGGCCTAGACGCCCTCGCCGCCGCCCTGCCCGCCGCCGCGGGCGACGACGCGCTGCGCGAGCGGGTCACCGCGCGCCTGCGCGAGGTGCTGGGCCGCTGGGACGAGCTGACCGGCGACCCCGGCGGACCCGACGGGTTCGACCTCGACCACATCAGCGACGACGAGCTGTTCCGCCTGGCCGACAGCAGGCTCGGCCCGACCGGCGCCTGA
- a CDS encoding arylamine N-acetyltransferase family protein has protein sequence MYDTDTYLARLGVVATRPDRAALTALHRAHLRALHYDNTAAAAQGGPVPDNLADLDVDATFDRLVTAGRGGICFELNLLFHRLLTDLGYTTTVLSAGVADEEGGFSPDLAHRFTAVHLDGEVLLADVGFAGPSYLDPIRLAPDEQVQHGCAFRVVERDGRHLVLRRSRTTDWRPLYEFATTPRTLSDWDGFTPRLRRYLDRAVIAGTTLLCRAVDDGHRALVGKRHLVVRDGHETVTTLLDPAEHARVSAEIRTGVCTG, from the coding sequence GTGTACGACACCGACACCTACCTGGCCCGGCTCGGCGTCGTGGCCACCCGCCCCGACCGGGCCGCGCTGACCGCGCTGCACCGCGCCCACCTGCGGGCGCTGCACTACGACAACACCGCTGCCGCCGCCCAGGGCGGCCCCGTTCCCGACAACCTCGCCGACCTGGACGTGGACGCCACCTTCGACCGGCTCGTCACGGCCGGGCGGGGCGGCATCTGCTTCGAGCTGAACCTGCTGTTCCACCGGCTGCTCACCGACCTCGGCTACACCACGACCGTGCTGTCGGCGGGCGTGGCCGACGAGGAGGGCGGCTTCAGCCCCGACCTGGCGCACCGGTTCACCGCCGTGCACCTGGACGGTGAGGTGCTGCTGGCCGACGTGGGCTTCGCCGGACCGTCCTACCTGGACCCGATCAGGCTGGCCCCGGACGAGCAGGTCCAGCACGGGTGCGCGTTCCGGGTGGTGGAGCGGGACGGCAGGCACCTCGTGCTGCGCCGGAGCCGCACCACCGACTGGCGTCCGCTCTACGAGTTCGCCACCACCCCCAGGACGCTGTCCGACTGGGACGGCTTCACCCCGAGACTGCGCCGCTACCTGGACCGCGCGGTGATCGCCGGAACCACCCTGCTGTGCCGCGCGGTCGACGACGGACACCGCGCACTGGTGGGCAAGCGGCACCTCGTGGTCCGCGACGGCCACGAGACGGTGACCACCCTGCTGGACCCGGCCGAGCACGCGCGCGTGAGCGCCGAGATCCGCACCGGGGTTTGCACCGGTTGA